The following are from one region of the Chionomys nivalis chromosome 16, mChiNiv1.1, whole genome shotgun sequence genome:
- the LOC130888237 gene encoding olfactory receptor 13C2-like: MAWANHTAVTEYVLLGLREHHGLEIVLFVLCLSIYCATLVGNALLVGLIGLDPHLHNPMYFFLSNLSLIDICGTSSFIPLMLLNILDIQRIISFPSCALQMYMTLALGATECLLLAVMAYDRYVAICQPLRYSELMNGQLCVQMAALSWGTGFANPLLQSILVWRLPFCGHNVINHFFCEILAVLKPACGDISLNALILMVATTVLTMAPLLLICLSYTFILAAIFRVPSAAGRTKAFSTCSAHLAVVVIFYGTISFMYLKPKAKDPSVDKIITLFYGIVAPSLNPFIYSLRNTEVKAAVTSLLQGGLLTRKMSHF, from the coding sequence ATGGCATGGGCAAACCACACAGCTGTGACCGAGTATGTCCTGCTGGGACTCCGCGAGCACCACGGCCTAGAGATAGTCCTCTTTGTGCTTTGTCTGAGCATCTACTGTGCCACGCTAGTGGGGAACGCCCTCCTTGTGGGGCTGATTGGGCTGGACCCCCACCTGCACAACCCCATGTACTTCTTTCTCAGCAACCTCTCTCTCATAGACATCTGCGGGACCTCTTCCTTCATACCTCTAATGCTGCTCAACATCCTGGACATCCAAAGGATCATCTCCTTCCCCAGCTGTGCCCTGCAAATGTACATGACCCTGGCACTGGGTGCTACGGAGTGCCTGCTTCTGGCCGTGATGGCGTACGACCGGTATGTGGCTATCTGCCAGCCACTTCGGTACTCAGAACTCATGAACGGGCAGCTCTGTGTGCAGATGGCAGCGCTAAGCTGGGGGACGGGCTTTGCCAACCCGCTGCTACAGTCCATCCTTGTCTGGCGCCTCCCCTTCTGTGGCCATAATGTCATCAACCATTTCTTCTGTGAGATCCTGGCAGTGTTGAAACCGGCCTGTGGGGACATCTCCCTCAATGCACTGATATTAATGGTGGCTACAACTGTCCTGACCATGGCCCCACTCCTGCTCATATGCCTCTCTTACACGTTCATCCTGGCTGCCATCTTTAGGGTACCCTCTGCTGCAGGCCGGACCAAAGCCTTCTCCACCTGCTCTGCCCATCTTGCAGTGGTGGTGATTTTCTATGGGACCATCTCCTTCATGTACCTGAAGCCCAAAGCCAAAGACCCCAGCGTGGATAAGATTATCACACTATTCTATGGGATTGTGGCACCCTCACTAAACCCCTTCATCTACAGTCTGAGGAACACGGAAGTGAAAGCAGCTGTGACCAGCCTGCTACAGGGAGGTCTCCTCACCAGGAAAATGTCACACTTTTAA